The DNA segment TAATGAACATTTGTACGCTTCAATCGGGGGAGTCAAGTCGCGTACGTGGCTACAAACAGAAATCAAAAAATCGAGAACGTGTTGCCGGAGCTCGAAGATAATTTAAAGATTACTTCGCCGACAGTCCCGTCTACAGCGAGCATGATTTTCGAAGGCGATTCCGTATGAGAAGACCTTTGTTTTTGAGAATTATGGAAGCTCTACAGACCAATGTACCTTACTTTGTCCAACGGAGGGACGCAACCGATAAAATCGGGTTTTCATCACTACAAAAGGTTACGGCTGCTGTTCGGATGCTTGCATATGATGTTACAGGCGATGCTGTTGATGAATATTTGAGGATAGGTGCATCGACAGCGCTGGagtgtttgaaaattttttgcAGGGGGATGCATGAGATATTTTTTGAACAATATTTGAGGCAACCAACATCTGAGGACGTTGCTCGGCTAAATGCTGAAAATGCTAGAAGAGGATTTCCCGGGATGCTTGGAAGCATTGATTGCATGCATTGGGCTTGGAAAAATTGTCCGGCAGCTTGGGCAGGGTAATATCAAAGTGGACATAAAAAAGAACCTTCAATCATACTACAAGCGGTtgcatcaaaagatttatgGATTCGGCATGCATATTTCGGCGTATCAGGATGCAACAAGGACATCAATGTAATGGAGAGGTCCAACTTGTTCTTAAATCTTGCAAAGGGAGAAGCCCCTCCAGTTCAATTTGAGGTAAACGGGAATGAATACAACATGGGATACTATCTCGCCGACGGTATTTATCCATCTTGGGCTGCCTTTGTCAAAACTATCCCTCGACCCCTCTCGCAAAAACATAGGATTTTTGCACGATATCAAGAGGGGGTGAGAAAAGATGTTGAGCGAGCCTTTGGTGTACTCCAAGCATGTTGGCATATAGTGAGAGGTTCATCTCGCTTGTGGGATCCAATTGATCTAGATTATATAATGAAAACATGTATCATTCTACATAACATGATTGTGGAGGACGAAAGGGAGGATATACTCGTCACGATTTTCCAACTAGAGATGATGAACATGTGCCATCAAACGTTGTCCCTTCAAGAGATCCTACTGTAGAGTTCAACGCCTTTTTAGAACGACGTGTCAGTATTCGAAACCGAAAATTGCACCACAATCTTCAAAAAGACTTGATCGAACATATTTGGAATTTACATGGGGATGCATAGTGGAACTTGTCCACTTTTATTTACTTGTGTTAATTTTAATTGATGTACCTTTTTTTCTTATGTGCTTTTTAGTTTGGAATATTTTGTGCTTAATTTTAATTGATGTACCTTTTTTCTTGTGTGCTTTTTAGTTTGGAAtattttgtgattttaaattttttttatcggtatttttaaacaatattttttaatttgttatatttatgtgcatttttattatgtaattattaaatttaattatgtatatttttaatttgttaattatatttttattatgttttaaaatcattgtttaatagattaaaaaataatatttcaacatCACCACTACAACATCACCACACCACTGTACAAACATGCAATGAAGTCATCAACGCTGACATCATCATGTGATCAAGTTATCAAATTAACCACACCAACTTTTTCACATCCTTGTACATGCTCTTAGCAACCCATTTCCAAACCAGAAACGAAGAAAGAATAATACTACGAGAGTTTCAAGAATCGGTGCTGCAAATGAGGGAGGCTTGTACGTGAAGATGTGGAAGAATACATCAGATCTACAATGTTGAAGCTTGAAGATTTTCAGTTTATTCAATTGATTTGTATAGTGAGGTTTTATTGTTCAAGATGGATCTTGAAGATTGTAATGGTCTTCTTGCCAAAATCAATGGTAGAAAAATTTCGGGTACCCGTATAATAATACCCATAATTACTCGATATTGTCGGATACCAGATTGTCGGTATCTACAATTTTGGGTTGGGGTCGAATAATAAAATCTAGTTGGGTGCCCGTCCGGACAAACCCAACCCGAAGCCCACCCCTTATATTAAGGCTAACATAAACCGTGTAATATATCTAttatgatattatattatatttatttattatattatattattatgattattattttattattttattttatctaaatATGTGAGTTCATGTGAATTTATATGATTACCTATTTTCATTATTACATAATTAACACGTTTttctttcaattatttattggaaaaatttgtgataaatccCCAACAACGaacttttgtttgttgttagtCCCTGTGTCATAACTTATGATTTCTAACTTCCTGACAAATGTCTGTCATGTGTTTGGGCTTCCTAATTGTGGCCAAATTACCAGATTGACCTCAAATAATTTATAAACTCATTTATATCCCCTTGAACaataaaatagtttttttaataATCATTATTCCATCCTTTCAATTCCAACATCTCCCCTATctgtctttttctttttcttgaaTCCTAAACACAATTTTTCGTTGATCGTGATGGAAATTTTTTGCTGAGTTCAATAACTTCGGGCGAAAGAAATTTATAGAGAAGAAGCACGGAATTTTGAAAATCTTTTTAAAACACCATTGAAACAAATAGTTCAAGGTATGATTTTTTTGCTgcaaaaataagattttttttttgagctgAAATTCTTTTTTATGATCGATTTTGTTTAATCTTTTTCAATTGAATACTTATTTGAGTTTTTAGAATGTACGATAGTGTTTATGTTTGAGCTCAATATCTCGCGTGTATTGTACAGATTGAATGTCCAATATTTAGGTTTTACGGATATGAGTGGGTTTGTGGTTCATCTATTATAATTGTGGAATCATTATGAAATTCGTTAACGTTCTCGATTTTAATGATTTAATTGCCAAATTTTATGGTTTAGTACTTGATTGTAACGTTTATATGTAAAGTATACATTCTAATAAAATATGGTGGCTGCAAGTGTGattctttaatatttttttggtatgAAAGTCGTAGACgctaagaagaagaaaaaatcaTCGTAGGTGAACACGTATATGAAACCCAGAAAAGGTTTGAAGTTTTTTTCTTCGAAATATGTTTTCATCTTGAAAATCGACCAAAATATCTTTTTTTCCGCATATATTTGAGGGTTTCTGCGTTTTGGTGTTTAATTTTTGTGTCTTTTTTTGGAATTTCCGATTGTATCTATTTGTAGTAAATTTGTAGGATTTTGGTGTTGATTGTGGTTAATtttcttgtttatttatttattattaattattcaaAATTGTTGAATGATTATGTAAAAGTACGTAATTATTGTTATAATGCTTGACTTTGATTTCGTTATCGACAATTTTTAGTGTTTTGTTCTTTAATTGAATAAGAaattacttatttatttattcggTTCTCAAAGTGGAGTTTTACTCGAAATCATTTAATAGTATTTTAaggttcataaattattttttagttatttattttcatgtgtttatctcaatttttatgtttttgttcttgaatttgttatatAGTTTTTGTTTATATTGTTGGCCACTTCAGTGGAATAATTATTCATTTGAAATGATTGACTGATTATGGTAAATCCTTTTTTTCCAAACTTTATTTTGGTTCTTGAATTTTTTCTGAAACTGCCTGTTGATGCATTTTGTGGTTTTATTGGAGAGTCTAGCCTGTGTCACTGAAGAAATGTGGACATATAAAAATACAGTGAAGATGGACACTTATCGAGCTTGTGTTGCTGCGAGTATATTATCTGATGAATATGTATCACTGGAAAAAAATTTtggaatgattttttttatatgattAGCTTTTAAGGTTGATGGAAGTTtgacaataattaattattaggaAGACATTTTGTAAACTCAAGGTGGTTCAATATGTTATTTAAGCTTCAGTTAAACCAATTTGTATGTGTGTGTTCTGTATGTTTGGTTCAAAAATTTAAGATAATAGTACATATTTTGTATAATTTAGCATAAATGTACGTCTTTTCAGATTGATAAATTGGTTTTTACTAAGATAGAATACGTCAACcaactaaaaaaatttaatgatcgaatatcctatatatatatatatataaattttatgatcaaatatataaatatatattcgaCTAGTCTTACTAAGATTGCACATGTCAAGCAACTAAAATAAATTAGGTTCGAATTCTTCTGGCTTCGGAATAAATCCAAATTAGTTTGCAACAATCTTGAATGAATCGTCATCCAATTACATGATTGTTGATAATTTTATGTCACGTGTACTATTTTGGCAACTACATAAGAGTATACATCGTTCATATTCAATGAAATCACGTGTAACGATATGCTTCATTGTTCAATATTTACAATTGCATAATTAGATGTACCTCTAAATTCCAACATTTGTTGAATATGATATTTAGGCATTGATTATCCAAATTTGTAAGACTACGATTGTATTTGAAATTCACTATTAAAAGATCATACATGATCTTTGGATCTGCCACAAGACATGAGCAAGAAGGGTACATATGCGGTTTAATTAAGCATATAATGTTCtaattttttggataaaattttggGTCACTGAGATCGACCTTGCCAAGTGAAATTAAATTAGTTTTGAATTTTTCCCTGATTTTGAAtaattccaaatatatttggaatAATCTTGGACATTTGTGGCaaaatatatatgaaattaGGAATGATAGACTCATTATTTGCACAGGACGAATATGTTATGATTTATTACATTAACACACATTATGATCCTTATGATGAGTTTTCATTGTCATTTGAATAATTGTCCAATTCCATTAGTGTTGGTCATATAATGTCATATGAACTATACTTTGACAAATgtagaagaaaaatattttgttcaTTATTCATCGACCGAGATCACAACTTGTGATATCATTCATTGTCTAATGTCTACCATTGCTTAATTAAATATACTTCTAAACATCAAAAGTTGTTGAATAGGATACCTAGGCATCTATTAACCAAATTTATAAGATGACTTGCATTTGAACACCACTATTAAAAGTTCATGTGTGATCATGAGGTCTAGCACAACACACGAGCAAGAAGAGTATAAATTTGGCTTAATTGCACATATAATATTCTATTTTTAAGGATAAATTTCAGATGCGgctaatttcaaatatatttggaacaatGTCGGACATTTGTGACACAAGAAAATAGGAAATTAGGAATGAGAGACTCATAATTTGCACACACaggaaaatattattatttggtACATAACGCACATTATTATGCTTATGATAAGTTTTCATTTTCATATAAATTGTCTCATATTATATTAGTTCTAGTAATCTAATGTCACGTTCACTACTTTGTTAAATGTAAAGGAGGAATACATTGTTCATTATTTAATTAGATCACAATTTGTGATATTATTTATTGTCTAATGTCTACAATTGCCTAATTAAATATACTTCTAAACTTAAAATGTTGTTGAATATGATATAGGCATCGATTAACCAAATCTATAAGATGAATTTCATTTGAACTCCACTATAAAAAGATCACGTGTGCTCATGAGATATACCACAACACATGAGTAAGAAGAGTACAAATGCGTTTTGAATGCACATATAATGTTCTAATTTTTGGGATAAATTTTAAATGTGGCTTAATTGCACATACAatgtataaatttttaatttggaataatttcaaatatatttggaacaataTCGGACATTTTTGGTACAAGAAAATAGGAAATTAGGAATGAGACTCATAATTTTcacacacaaaaaaatattattatttggtGCATAACTCACTTTATGATGCTTATGATAAGTTTTCATTGTCGTATGAATTGCCTCCAATTCTATTAGTGCTAGTAATCTAATGTCATGTTCACTACTTTGTTAAATGTAGATGAAGAATACATTATTCATTCATGGTCTAATGTCTACAATTGCCTAATTAAATATACTTCTAAACTTCAAAAGTTGTTGAATATGATATTTAGACATCGATTAACCAAATTTGTAAGATGACTTGCATTTGAAATCCACTATTAAAATATCATGTGTGCTCATGAGATATAGCACAACATATGAGTAAGAAGAGTACAAATGCGTCTTGATTGCACATATAATATTCTAATTTTTGGAATAAATTTCAAATGGCTTAATTGCACATAGAATGTTCTAGTTTTCAATTTggaataatttcaaatatatttggaacaataTTAGACATTTGTGGTACAAGAAAATAGGAAATTAGGAATGAGAGCCTCATTATttgcacaaaaacaaaaattttatgatTTAGTGCATAACACACATTATGATGTTTATGATAAGTTTTTATTGTCGATGAATTGTCTCCAATTTCATTAGTGCTAGTCATCTAATATTATGTGCACTACTTTGATAGATGTAGAGGAGGAATACATTGTTCATTTTTCAATGAGATCACATGTGGTAATATCATTTATTATTGAATATCTACAATTGCGTAATTTGATATATTTCTAAACATCAACATTCATTGAATATGATATTTAGACATCGATTAACCAAATTTGTAAAACGACACTTATATTTGAACTTCATTATTATAAGAGAATGTGTGATCTTTGGGTATGGCACAACATATGAGCAAGAAGAGTACAAATGCGACATAATTGCGCATATAATGTGTAACGAATCAAGACAGGTCTTTCCAgggtgcttatgtcctcactcacacgcaacATGAGAAaatttccagggggtcacccatcctataattgccccaagttaagcacacttaactttggagttcttatgtgatgagctcccgaaaagaagatgcaccttcttgatatgagcagtacatatgaaatattttaagccattctcaactatgtagtcccatacctacacagtctcagaattccctctcattccggcactggatcggttcattcatgtctccctccgcctagaagcctaccaggagccgctcattgtccgtgcaacctcttggcaccggcgatcactccttgcctcatcagccccgggcgtcacatgcccaccagcttccgcttggtttgtccccgaaccataccgtactaagagaggtcgcctctgataccatttttaacgacccactatatcaagacgggtatttccagcgtgcttatgtcctcactcacacgcacactgagaaactttccagggggtcacccatcctataattgccccaagtcaaacacgcttaactttggagttcttgcatcttcttttcgggagctcatcatataagaactccaaagttaagcgtgcttgacttggagaaattataggatgggtgacccactggaaagtttctcagggtgcgtgtgagtgaggatatAAGCACACtcaaaagacccgtcttgatatagtGGGTCGTTACATAATGTACTATTTTTAGGGATAAAATTTTGGGTTACTAAGATCGACCTTGCCACGTGAAAGTAAATTAGGTTTGAATTGTCCCCTATTTGGAATAATTCAacttatatttgaaaaaaaacaaaataaatttggaACTAAGATTGACTTTTCCaagtgaaaataatttaatttcacTTGGCAAAGTCGATCTTAGTGACCCaaaattttatacaaaaaatTAGAACATTATATGCTTAATTAAGTCGCATCTGTACTCTTCTTGTTCATGTGTTGTTCCAGTTACCAAACCCAAAGATCATGTATGTTCTTTTAATAGTGAAGTTTAAATACAAGTGTCGTCCTACAAATGTAACTAATCGATGCATAACTGTTGAATcctaacttttggtgataacaaaataaTACTTCGTTGTTTTAGTTCGGCCGCTGCTTTCATGTAAAACAGGAGCTCTAGAGAAGTCTACCGACAGCTGACTAAGAGATGTCTACTGGAATGAACGGTATCAGCTGATCTTAGCACGTCAACCGTTATCTATCAACCGAGCTAAGAACATCAACCGACGTATGCTCAAATGATCTGGGTTATCAAAGCAAGGATATCTACTGAACTCACAAGTGGACGGGATGTCTATCGTACTCAAGAAGTCTCGAATTCGCAGTTTCTCAAAAGGTTGCCAAGACAACTTGAATGCaaaggacgaagcatttaaggagTCGTTTGATAAAGTAAGAAAAACGataaatagcatttaatgtgaaCGACACATTGAATAGGAAATTTAAGGCGCTCCTAGTACAGATATTCAGAAGATATTATCGCATATAACAAATCTAAGACTGATATCTGACACTCTAGACGTTTTCCTACCGTTGTCAAAAGGAAGGAGACGTTGAACAAAGCCTCTATAAATATCAGAGTCTAATCAGATAAACGACGCTTACAAAGATTTTCATACTTGAGCACTTGAAAAACACTTCTTGAATACTCGACTGCTCTCTCAACCCTTAGCTAAAAATCTTATCCGATCTACAAAGAGATCTTTTCAAGgataactcaaatccaaccgttgtttgaagaacactatctgctacaaggatttgagatttTAAGCCTTCAAGAAGCTTAGAGCACCATCATCATCAACTGAAGAAAGTATAATAAAAACTTAGAATCGTATCAGTGTGAATCTAGAAGTTTCATCTTGGGCAtttgataagtcctaacttggatcgggtgtattgcatGTTGTAATGGACCGAGTGCATCCCTCTGCCTCAGACCCATCTGGCCTCAACTCTGGGGGCCCGCAACCATACTCATGATCTTCTCTCCACCTGGAAAGAAGAGTTTTTGCCCTTcccaggattcgaacttggaccaccaggcatatatccaaattcaactcaatcctggtaccactaTCAACTtagtggtaccaggattgagttgaatttggatatatgcctggtggtccaagttcgaatcctggggatgGCAAAAACTCTCATTTACAGGTGGAGAGAAGATCATGAGTATGGTCGCGGGACCCCAGAGCTGAGGCCAGATGGGCCAGAGGCAGAGGGATGCACCCGGTCCATTACACATGTCGTtctaataaccaaagtcttctagtgtatccttcccGTGAGGAATAAGGGGTgccgtaggagattgagctccgaacatccataaacatatcattGCTTACTTACGCCACTGCATTACACGATTCCATCATTATCATCTAGTATAGCAAGAGTTGTTTTCGCACTACTTTCAGTAGCTCTTATATCTCTAGA comes from the Henckelia pumila isolate YLH828 chromosome 1, ASM3356847v2, whole genome shotgun sequence genome and includes:
- the LOC140873975 gene encoding uncharacterized protein, translating into MEALQTNVPYFVQRRDATDKIGFSSLQKVTAAVRMLAYDVTGDAVDEYLRIGASTALECLKIFCRGMHEIFFEQYLRQPTSEDVARLNAENARRGFPGMLGSIDCMHWAWKNCPAAWAG